The Blastococcus sp. HT6-4 genome window below encodes:
- a CDS encoding DUF6104 family protein codes for MYFTDRGLEELAERRGGEQVTLAWLADQMQAFVDQHPDFEVPVERLATWLARGGTDDDEDE; via the coding sequence ATGTACTTCACCGACCGTGGTCTCGAGGAACTGGCCGAGCGGCGGGGCGGGGAGCAGGTGACCCTGGCCTGGCTGGCCGACCAGATGCAGGCGTTCGTCGACCAGCACCCCGATTTCGAGGTGCCGGTCGAGCGGCTGGCCACCTGGCTGGCGCGCGGCGGCACGGACGACGACGAGGACGAGTGA
- a CDS encoding ABC transporter permease: MMHLVRAEWTKLFTTRVWIGLLLGAVALAVLSTVFLTAFAGNPDTGVPEVGTPLFEQQAFAGPASAVVLMLVLGVIGMTQEYRHRTATPTFLTTPRRGRVVVAKLIAYALVAIPFALVVTAVNYAVLAVYAGARGAVPELSGDNLRVVATSALALVIYTVIGVGLGALIRNQIGAIVGALVYLFVVESLIRGFFGAAYKWLPGGALEALTATFQGPDVLERWQGGVLLLGYGLVAAVLGTFLAVRRDIV; encoded by the coding sequence ATGATGCACCTGGTCCGCGCCGAGTGGACCAAGCTGTTCACCACCCGCGTCTGGATCGGGCTGCTGCTCGGCGCGGTCGCGCTGGCGGTGCTGTCGACGGTCTTCCTCACCGCCTTCGCCGGCAACCCCGACACCGGCGTCCCGGAGGTCGGCACGCCGCTGTTCGAGCAGCAGGCCTTCGCGGGGCCGGCGAGCGCCGTGGTGCTCATGCTCGTGCTCGGGGTCATCGGGATGACGCAGGAGTACCGGCACCGGACCGCCACACCCACCTTCCTCACCACGCCCCGCCGCGGCCGGGTGGTCGTCGCCAAGCTCATCGCCTACGCGCTGGTGGCGATCCCCTTCGCGCTCGTCGTCACCGCGGTGAACTACGCGGTGCTGGCCGTCTACGCCGGTGCCCGCGGCGCGGTCCCCGAACTCTCCGGCGACAACCTCCGCGTGGTCGCCACCTCGGCGCTGGCGCTGGTCATCTACACGGTCATCGGGGTGGGCCTCGGCGCGCTGATCCGCAACCAGATCGGCGCGATCGTCGGCGCGCTGGTCTACCTGTTCGTCGTCGAGTCGCTGATCCGTGGGTTCTTCGGCGCGGCCTACAAGTGGCTGCCCGGAGGCGCCCTCGAGGCGCTCACCGCCACCTTCCAGGGCCCCGACGTCCTGGAGCGGTGGCAGGGCGGTGTCCTGCTCCTCGGTTACGGTCTTGTTGCCGCCGTGCTCGGCACGTTCCTGGCCGTCCGACGCGACATCGTCTGA
- a CDS encoding ABC transporter ATP-binding protein translates to MRVEIRGLTKSFANVRAVSDLGFTVEPGTVTGFLGPNGAGKTTTLRMVLGLMEPDAGTATFNGRTYTSLAEPLRTVGAVLETAFHPARSGRNHLRVYCRAAGLPLQRADEVLAQVGLADAGRRRAGGYSLGMRQRLGLATALLGDPAVLVLDEPANGLDPEGIQWLRGFLRHLAHEQGRTILVSSHLLSEVEQTVDRVVIVGAGQLVREGSMEQLRSGADGAGTVLVRSPEAARLAEALRTDGTHVSLDGDALTVSGRTTAEIGARAFAAGVELHELRAQTSGLEQIYFQLTAGRGQFAAPSAGPVAQEATR, encoded by the coding sequence GTGCGGGTCGAGATCCGCGGCCTCACCAAGTCATTCGCGAACGTACGAGCCGTCTCCGACCTCGGGTTCACCGTCGAGCCCGGCACGGTCACCGGTTTCCTGGGCCCCAACGGCGCGGGCAAGACGACGACCCTCCGGATGGTCCTGGGGCTGATGGAGCCCGACGCCGGGACCGCCACCTTCAACGGCCGGACGTACACCTCGCTGGCCGAGCCGCTGCGCACGGTCGGGGCGGTCCTGGAGACGGCGTTCCACCCGGCCCGTTCCGGCCGCAACCACCTCCGGGTGTACTGCCGCGCCGCCGGGCTCCCGCTGCAGCGGGCCGACGAGGTGCTCGCCCAGGTCGGCCTGGCGGACGCCGGACGCCGCCGCGCCGGCGGCTACTCGCTCGGCATGCGGCAGCGGCTGGGGCTGGCCACCGCGCTGCTGGGCGACCCCGCCGTGCTCGTCCTCGACGAGCCGGCCAACGGCCTGGACCCTGAGGGCATCCAGTGGCTGCGCGGGTTCCTCCGCCACCTGGCGCACGAGCAGGGGCGGACGATCCTGGTGTCCAGCCACCTGCTGTCCGAGGTGGAGCAGACCGTCGACCGCGTCGTCATCGTGGGCGCCGGGCAGCTGGTGCGCGAGGGGTCGATGGAGCAGCTGCGCTCCGGGGCCGACGGCGCCGGGACGGTGCTGGTGCGCAGCCCGGAGGCCGCCCGGCTGGCCGAGGCGCTGCGGACCGACGGGACGCACGTCTCGCTGGACGGCGACGCCCTGACCGTCAGCGGCCGGACGACGGCCGAGATCGGGGCCCGCGCCTTCGCCGCCGGCGTCGAGCTGCACGAGCTGCGCGCGCAGACCAGCGGCCTCGAGCAGATCTACTTCCAGCTCACCGCCGGGCGCGGGCAGTTCGCCGCGCCGTCGGCCGGTCCGGTCGCCCAGGAGGCCACCCGATGA
- a CDS encoding adenylate/guanylate cyclase domain-containing protein — MSDPGDVPGPGAREALERLLLGGPRRYTRLQVGQLAGMPPERTQRLWRALGFPDAADDDPAFTDADIAALGVLSTLIDSGFVGPDSEASIARAMGQSLSRLADWQTDMLADALLRGADAGEGRAVTADRAVAAAQALLPRLREVQDYVWRRHLAANVERLLAGPGDRRELAVGFADLVGYTSRSRGMGGRELGAMVEDFESTAAEVIARHHGRVVKTVGDGVLFTAGSATDAADIGLQLPHAWAASDRPPLRVGAAYGAVLTRLGDVYSPVVNLASRLTSLARPGALLVDGALAHRLRGVPGYRVRPLRRVSVRGYDHLQPWLVRRSASADDENGYDEDAFDEHPLDEDAVETGGDDPDRLDC, encoded by the coding sequence GTGAGCGATCCGGGGGACGTCCCGGGCCCCGGCGCCCGGGAGGCGCTGGAGCGACTGCTGCTCGGTGGTCCGCGCCGCTACACCCGGCTGCAGGTCGGGCAGCTGGCCGGGATGCCGCCGGAGCGCACCCAGCGGCTGTGGCGGGCGCTCGGCTTCCCCGACGCGGCCGACGACGACCCCGCGTTCACCGACGCCGACATCGCCGCGCTGGGCGTGCTGTCCACCCTGATCGACTCCGGCTTCGTCGGGCCGGACAGCGAGGCGTCGATCGCCCGCGCGATGGGTCAGTCGCTGTCCCGGCTGGCCGACTGGCAGACCGACATGCTGGCCGACGCGCTGCTCCGCGGCGCGGACGCCGGGGAGGGCCGGGCCGTCACCGCCGACCGGGCCGTCGCCGCGGCGCAGGCGCTGCTGCCCCGGCTGCGCGAGGTGCAGGACTACGTGTGGCGCCGGCACCTGGCGGCCAACGTCGAGCGGCTGCTCGCCGGCCCGGGCGACCGGCGCGAGCTCGCCGTGGGCTTCGCCGACCTGGTGGGCTACACCTCGCGCAGCCGGGGCATGGGCGGCCGGGAGCTGGGCGCGATGGTGGAGGACTTCGAGAGCACGGCGGCCGAGGTGATCGCCCGGCACCACGGCCGGGTGGTGAAGACGGTCGGTGACGGGGTGCTGTTCACCGCCGGCTCGGCCACCGACGCCGCCGACATCGGGCTCCAGCTGCCCCATGCGTGGGCGGCCAGCGACCGGCCGCCGCTGCGGGTGGGGGCGGCCTACGGCGCGGTGCTGACCCGGCTGGGGGACGTGTACTCGCCGGTGGTGAACCTGGCCAGCCGGCTGACCTCGCTGGCCCGGCCCGGCGCGCTCCTGGTCGACGGCGCCCTCGCCCACCGGCTGCGCGGGGTGCCCGGCTACCGGGTGCGCCCGCTGCGCCGGGTGTCGGTGCGGGGCTACGACCACCTGCAGCCCTGGCTGGTGCGCCGGAGCGCGTCGGCCGACGACGAGAACGGCTACGACGAGGACGCCTTCGACGAACACCCCCTCGACGAGGACGCCGTCGAAACAGGTGGGGACGACCCCGATCGGTTGGACTGCTGA
- a CDS encoding metal-dependent hydrolase, whose protein sequence is MLGHSHALSGLAAGAATLPWAPVQGAVAQGAWIAAVGGFAMLPDLDHRNSTVSDMWGPVTDVPAGAIGALAGGHRWGTHDAVLAPLAFGALAVLASGAFWSTLLLMALAIGLALRALHFVIPGRAETTILGNLVLSWGGAWLLLDHMAAPSWLPWAVAAGVLTHIVGDAITTAGVPVPLLWLVRRKRLALSPIRTGATVERTALVPLFLVATVVLVYSNTGLHLAVDPLVDRLLSAG, encoded by the coding sequence ATGCTCGGTCACTCCCATGCGCTCTCCGGCCTGGCTGCGGGCGCCGCGACGCTGCCGTGGGCCCCGGTGCAGGGGGCGGTCGCCCAGGGCGCCTGGATCGCGGCCGTCGGCGGGTTCGCCATGCTGCCGGACCTCGACCACCGCAACTCCACGGTGTCGGACATGTGGGGCCCGGTCACCGACGTGCCCGCAGGCGCGATCGGCGCGCTCGCCGGCGGGCACCGCTGGGGCACCCACGACGCCGTCCTGGCCCCCCTGGCGTTCGGGGCCCTGGCCGTGCTGGCCTCGGGCGCGTTCTGGTCCACGCTGCTGCTCATGGCGCTCGCCATCGGGCTGGCGCTGCGGGCACTGCACTTCGTCATCCCCGGGCGCGCCGAGACGACCATCCTGGGCAACCTGGTGCTGTCCTGGGGTGGCGCCTGGCTGCTGCTGGACCACATGGCCGCGCCGTCCTGGCTGCCGTGGGCGGTCGCCGCCGGGGTGCTCACGCACATCGTCGGCGACGCGATCACCACCGCCGGGGTACCGGTGCCGCTGCTGTGGCTGGTCAGGCGGAAGCGGCTGGCCCTCTCCCCCATCCGCACCGGCGCGACCGTGGAGCGGACGGCGCTGGTGCCGCTGTTCCTGGTGGCGACGGTCGTGCTCGTCTACAGCAACACCGGGCTGCACCTGGCCGTCGACCCGCTGGTCGACCGCCTGCTCAGCGCCGGCTGA
- a CDS encoding ankyrin repeat domain-containing protein, translated as MTTRMTVQRLGRLIVDGDVDGVRSAVAETPRLLGGTLEREGQDGWTPLHLAVACDRVDVVRVLADAGADLSARTDQHRTPLHLALEHAPDLVPVLVELGAVVDAPSAAYLDDVDRLTAELDAGAPMTDPATGVDLLAWAALGGAADAARLLLARGADADGGALQAAAAGGSLELVRLLLEAGATADRHDPETGRTPLHVAVAAGPRGDCPEIVRLLLDAGADVNATTHDGASALDISRVAAARHRRADEHEASGNDALVELLVAHGATH; from the coding sequence GTGACGACTCGCATGACCGTCCAGCGGCTGGGCCGCCTGATCGTCGACGGTGACGTGGACGGGGTCCGCTCCGCCGTCGCCGAGACCCCGCGCCTGCTCGGCGGAACCCTCGAGCGGGAGGGCCAGGACGGCTGGACGCCGCTGCACCTGGCCGTCGCCTGCGACCGCGTCGACGTCGTCCGGGTCCTGGCCGACGCCGGAGCCGACCTGTCGGCGCGCACCGACCAGCACCGCACCCCGCTGCACCTGGCGCTCGAGCACGCCCCCGACCTGGTGCCCGTGCTCGTGGAGCTGGGCGCCGTCGTCGACGCGCCCAGCGCGGCCTACCTCGACGACGTCGACCGGCTGACCGCCGAGCTCGACGCCGGGGCCCCGATGACCGACCCCGCCACCGGCGTCGACCTGCTGGCCTGGGCGGCGCTCGGCGGCGCCGCCGACGCCGCGCGGCTGCTGCTGGCCCGCGGGGCCGACGCCGACGGCGGGGCGCTCCAGGCCGCCGCCGCCGGGGGCAGCCTGGAGCTGGTCCGCCTGCTGCTGGAGGCCGGCGCCACGGCCGACCGGCACGACCCCGAGACCGGGCGCACCCCGCTGCACGTGGCGGTCGCGGCCGGGCCGCGCGGCGACTGCCCCGAGATCGTCCGGCTGCTGCTCGATGCCGGGGCCGACGTCAACGCCACCACCCACGACGGCGCCAGCGCGCTGGACATCAGCCGCGTGGCGGCGGCCCGGCACCGGCGGGCCGACGAGCACGAGGCCAGCGGCAACGACGCCCTGGTCGAACTGCTCGTGGCCCACGGCGCGACCCACTGA
- a CDS encoding MFS transporter: MNRLGWARTAVTAVFAANGALFGNWAVRIPDVKERLDLSDAALGGALLVPAVGALVAMPLVGALSARFGSRTTTVSAALAFFALPVLLGLAPSLPWLAPALLLFGLAFGGLDVAMNAQAVTVERTLARPVMSSFHAAFSAGALVGALTGSLAAAAGLPLGLHLGVAGLVLLVVCAPLFPALLREERAPGPRGPLVAWPRGRLLPLAFIALVVLLAEGAVGDWSAVHLRDELGASAGTAGLAFTAFSLTMVAGRLAGDRVVAAWGRVRTVRTSALVAMAGGLLVALGPTVGAVLAGFAALGAGLACTVPVVFSAAADGEREVGPALAAVTTPGYLGFLLGPPAIGGLAEVVGLSAALALLPVLLAGVVVLAGRTAPASGAPVTGGTSVAPVT; encoded by the coding sequence GTGAACCGGCTGGGGTGGGCGCGTACCGCGGTGACGGCGGTGTTCGCGGCGAACGGGGCCCTGTTCGGCAACTGGGCGGTGCGGATCCCCGACGTCAAGGAGCGCCTGGACCTCTCGGACGCCGCGCTCGGCGGTGCTCTGCTGGTGCCGGCGGTCGGGGCCCTCGTCGCCATGCCGCTGGTCGGGGCGCTGAGCGCCCGGTTCGGCAGCCGCACGACGACCGTGTCGGCGGCCCTGGCCTTCTTCGCGCTGCCGGTGCTCCTCGGGTTGGCGCCGTCGCTGCCCTGGCTGGCGCCGGCTCTCCTGCTGTTCGGCCTGGCGTTCGGCGGGCTGGACGTCGCCATGAACGCCCAGGCCGTGACGGTCGAGCGGACCCTCGCCCGGCCGGTGATGTCCTCCTTCCACGCCGCCTTCTCCGCCGGTGCGCTCGTGGGGGCGCTGACCGGGTCGCTCGCCGCGGCCGCCGGTCTCCCGCTGGGCCTGCACCTGGGGGTGGCGGGGCTGGTCCTGCTGGTGGTGTGCGCGCCGCTGTTCCCCGCCCTGCTCCGTGAGGAGCGGGCGCCCGGGCCGCGGGGCCCGCTCGTGGCCTGGCCGCGTGGCCGGCTGCTGCCGCTGGCGTTCATCGCACTGGTCGTGCTCCTCGCCGAGGGGGCGGTGGGGGACTGGAGCGCGGTCCACCTCCGCGACGAGCTCGGCGCGTCCGCGGGAACCGCCGGCCTGGCGTTCACCGCCTTCAGCCTCACGATGGTGGCCGGGCGCCTGGCGGGGGACCGGGTGGTCGCCGCCTGGGGCCGGGTGCGGACGGTGCGGACCTCCGCCCTGGTGGCCATGGCCGGCGGGCTGCTCGTCGCCCTGGGCCCGACGGTCGGTGCCGTGCTCGCCGGTTTCGCCGCCCTGGGCGCGGGGCTGGCCTGCACCGTGCCGGTGGTGTTCTCCGCGGCGGCCGACGGTGAGCGGGAGGTCGGGCCGGCCCTCGCCGCGGTCACCACGCCGGGGTACCTCGGGTTCCTGCTGGGCCCCCCTGCGATCGGGGGCCTGGCCGAGGTGGTGGGTCTCTCCGCGGCCCTGGCGCTGCTCCCCGTCCTGCTCGCGGGCGTGGTCGTGCTGGCCGGTCGCACCGCTCCCGCGTCGGGTGCCCCCGTGACAGGAGGCACATCGGTCGCCCCGGTCACATAG
- a CDS encoding multifunctional oxoglutarate decarboxylase/oxoglutarate dehydrogenase thiamine pyrophosphate-binding subunit/dihydrolipoyllysine-residue succinyltransferase subunit: MNSSRPSSTSSPVAGFGTNEWLVEEMYQQFLADPSSVDQAWHEFFADYRPGSPVGGGDREQAPSAKGAPAPASPPQSAPAPGAAPQPAGAAAPDVQRPAAGSEPTRSAPVQKSNPKPATPEQKAAPAEKAAPAAKPAPKPSAGDGKQSPLRGAAAAVVKNMNASLTVPTATSVRAVPAKLLVDNRIVINNHLARARGGKVSFTHLIGYALIRALDAFPNMNSAFAEIDGKPVLVAPEHVNFGLAIDLPKPDGSRSLVVASIKAAEEMDFAAFWAAYEDIIRRARNNKLTMEDFSGTTISLTNPGTIGTNHSVPRLTAGQGAIIGVGAMEYPAEFQGMSPEVLTDMGVSKIITLTSTYDHRIIQGAESGDFLRKLHSLLLGEDGFYDEVFRSLRIPYEPVRWMPDVRVTREGQIDKEARVIEVIESYRRNGHLMADTDPLEFKVRTHPDLDILQHGLTLWDLDRTFPVGGFAGERLMPLRDILGVLRNSYCRTVGVEYMHITDPEEREWLQQRIEIKHEQPDREKQKHVLGRLNAAEAFETFLQTKYVGQKRFSLEGGESVIPILDEVLIAGTDHGLDEVAIGMAHRGRLNVLANVLGKSYAKIFGEFEGNIDPGTVQGSGDVKYHLGATGKFRNPFRSDAEIAVSLASNPSHLETVNPVLEGIVRAKQDMIDKGEQGFTVLPLLLHGDSAFAGQGVVQETLNLSQLRGYRTGGTVHVVINNQVGFTTSPGSARSTLYSTDVARMVNAPIFHVNGDDPEACVRVARLAVEYRQQFKKDVVIDLVCYRRRGHNEGDDPSMTQPLMYDIIDRKRSVRKLYTEALVGRGDITLEEAEEALKDYRGQLERAFAETHDAQDSSKPEPVMDPRTPQESTVQTAITPEVLKTIGDAHVSFPPDFTPHPKLQKMLEKRAAMASEGGVDWAMGELLAFGSLLMEGVPVRLAGQDSRRGTFVQRHSVLIDRENGAEYTPLANLTEDQAKFFVYDSLLSEYAALGFEYGYSVADPKALVLWEAQFGDFVDGAQMVIDEFISSGEAKWGQRSGVVLLLPHGMEGQGPDHSSGRIERFLQLSAENNMTVANCTTPGNYFHLLRRQALSDVHRPLVVFTPKSLLRAKAAVSPVADFTEENFRPVLPDTGVGGEPLDASAVTRVLLCSGKVAYDLMAQRESDGRADTAIVRVEQLYPLPAEQIRAELERYPDAADVVWVQEEPANMGAWQFMAVNLPEELPEGRKLRRVSRRASASPAVGSAKVHEVEQRKLVAEAFAD, encoded by the coding sequence GTGAACTCATCCCGCCCGTCGTCCACGTCGTCCCCGGTCGCCGGTTTCGGCACCAACGAGTGGCTGGTCGAGGAGATGTACCAGCAGTTCCTCGCCGACCCGTCCAGCGTCGATCAGGCGTGGCACGAGTTCTTCGCCGACTACCGGCCGGGCAGCCCCGTCGGCGGCGGCGACCGCGAGCAGGCGCCGTCCGCCAAGGGCGCCCCCGCACCGGCGTCCCCGCCGCAGTCCGCTCCGGCGCCGGGCGCGGCGCCGCAGCCCGCCGGCGCGGCAGCGCCGGACGTCCAGCGCCCGGCCGCCGGGTCCGAGCCGACCCGGAGCGCACCCGTGCAGAAGAGCAACCCGAAGCCCGCCACCCCCGAGCAGAAGGCCGCCCCCGCGGAGAAGGCCGCCCCCGCCGCCAAGCCGGCGCCCAAGCCGTCGGCCGGCGACGGCAAGCAGTCCCCGCTGCGCGGCGCCGCCGCCGCGGTGGTCAAGAACATGAACGCCTCGCTGACCGTGCCGACGGCGACGAGCGTGCGGGCGGTCCCGGCGAAGCTGCTGGTCGACAACCGCATCGTCATCAACAACCACCTGGCCCGCGCACGCGGGGGCAAGGTCTCCTTCACGCACCTGATCGGCTACGCGCTGATCCGGGCGCTCGACGCGTTCCCGAACATGAACAGCGCCTTCGCCGAGATCGACGGCAAGCCGGTGCTGGTGGCGCCCGAGCACGTCAACTTCGGGCTCGCCATCGACCTGCCCAAGCCCGACGGCTCGCGCTCCCTGGTGGTGGCGTCGATCAAGGCCGCCGAGGAGATGGACTTCGCCGCCTTCTGGGCCGCCTACGAGGACATCATCCGGCGCGCCCGGAACAACAAGCTGACCATGGAGGACTTCTCCGGCACCACGATCAGCCTGACCAACCCGGGCACGATCGGCACCAACCACTCGGTGCCGCGGCTGACCGCCGGCCAGGGCGCGATCATCGGCGTGGGGGCCATGGAGTACCCCGCCGAGTTCCAGGGGATGAGCCCCGAGGTGCTCACGGACATGGGCGTCTCGAAGATCATCACGCTCACCTCCACCTACGACCACCGGATCATCCAGGGCGCGGAGTCCGGCGACTTCCTGCGCAAGCTGCACTCGCTGCTGCTGGGTGAGGACGGCTTCTACGACGAGGTCTTCCGCTCGCTGCGGATCCCCTACGAGCCGGTGCGCTGGATGCCGGACGTGCGGGTCACGCGCGAGGGGCAGATCGACAAGGAAGCCCGGGTCATCGAGGTCATCGAGTCCTACCGGCGCAACGGCCACCTCATGGCCGACACCGACCCGCTCGAGTTCAAGGTCCGCACCCACCCCGACCTCGACATCCTCCAGCACGGTCTCACCCTGTGGGACCTGGACCGGACGTTCCCGGTCGGCGGCTTCGCCGGTGAGCGGCTCATGCCGCTGCGGGACATCCTCGGCGTGCTGCGCAACTCCTACTGCCGCACGGTCGGCGTGGAGTACATGCACATCACCGATCCCGAGGAGCGCGAGTGGCTCCAGCAGCGGATCGAGATCAAGCACGAGCAGCCCGACCGCGAGAAGCAGAAGCACGTGCTCGGCCGGCTGAACGCCGCCGAGGCGTTCGAGACCTTCCTGCAGACCAAGTACGTCGGGCAGAAGCGGTTCAGCCTGGAGGGCGGGGAGTCGGTCATCCCGATCCTCGACGAGGTGCTCATCGCCGGCACCGACCACGGGCTCGACGAGGTCGCGATCGGCATGGCCCACCGCGGCCGGCTCAACGTCCTGGCCAACGTGCTCGGCAAGAGCTACGCCAAGATCTTCGGTGAGTTCGAGGGCAACATCGACCCGGGCACGGTCCAGGGCTCCGGCGACGTGAAGTACCACCTCGGCGCCACGGGGAAGTTCCGCAACCCGTTCCGCAGCGACGCCGAGATCGCCGTCTCGCTGGCCAGCAACCCCTCTCACCTGGAGACGGTCAACCCCGTCCTCGAGGGCATCGTCCGCGCGAAGCAGGACATGATCGACAAGGGCGAGCAGGGCTTCACGGTCCTCCCCCTCCTCCTGCACGGCGACTCCGCGTTCGCCGGCCAGGGCGTGGTCCAGGAGACGCTGAACCTCTCGCAGCTGCGCGGCTACCGCACCGGCGGCACCGTGCACGTGGTCATCAACAACCAGGTCGGCTTCACCACCAGCCCCGGCTCGGCTCGCTCGACGCTCTACTCGACCGACGTCGCGCGGATGGTCAACGCCCCGATCTTCCACGTGAACGGGGACGATCCCGAGGCGTGCGTCCGCGTGGCCCGGCTGGCGGTCGAGTACCGGCAGCAGTTCAAGAAGGACGTCGTCATCGACCTCGTCTGCTACCGCCGTCGCGGGCACAACGAGGGCGACGACCCATCGATGACCCAGCCGCTGATGTACGACATCATCGACCGCAAGCGCTCGGTGCGGAAGCTGTACACCGAGGCGCTCGTCGGCCGCGGCGACATCACCCTCGAGGAGGCCGAGGAGGCCCTCAAGGACTACCGCGGCCAGCTGGAGCGCGCCTTCGCCGAGACCCACGACGCACAGGACTCCTCCAAGCCCGAGCCGGTCATGGACCCGCGCACGCCGCAGGAGTCCACGGTGCAGACGGCGATCACGCCGGAGGTCCTCAAGACCATCGGCGACGCGCACGTCTCCTTCCCGCCGGACTTCACCCCGCACCCGAAGCTCCAGAAGATGCTGGAGAAGCGGGCCGCGATGGCCAGCGAGGGCGGCGTCGACTGGGCGATGGGCGAGCTGCTGGCGTTCGGGTCGCTGCTGATGGAGGGCGTGCCGGTCCGGCTGGCCGGGCAGGACTCCCGCCGCGGCACCTTCGTGCAGCGCCACTCGGTGCTCATCGACCGGGAGAACGGCGCGGAGTACACCCCCCTGGCCAACCTGACCGAGGACCAGGCGAAGTTCTTCGTCTACGACTCGCTGCTCAGCGAGTACGCCGCCCTGGGTTTCGAGTACGGATACTCGGTGGCCGACCCCAAGGCCCTGGTGCTGTGGGAGGCCCAGTTCGGCGACTTCGTCGACGGGGCCCAGATGGTCATCGACGAGTTCATCAGTTCCGGCGAGGCCAAGTGGGGCCAGCGCTCCGGCGTCGTCCTGCTGCTGCCGCACGGCATGGAGGGCCAGGGCCCGGACCACTCCAGCGGCCGGATCGAGCGGTTCCTGCAGCTGTCGGCGGAGAACAACATGACCGTCGCCAACTGCACGACCCCCGGGAACTACTTCCACCTGCTCCGCCGCCAGGCGCTCTCCGACGTGCACCGGCCACTGGTCGTCTTCACGCCGAAGTCGCTGCTGCGGGCGAAGGCGGCGGTCAGCCCGGTCGCCGACTTCACCGAGGAGAACTTCCGCCCGGTGCTGCCCGACACCGGGGTGGGCGGCGAGCCCCTGGACGCCTCCGCGGTGACGCGCGTGCTGCTGTGCAGTGGCAAGGTCGCCTACGACCTGATGGCGCAGCGCGAGTCCGACGGCCGCGCCGACACCGCCATCGTGCGGGTCGAGCAGCTGTACCCGCTGCCGGCCGAGCAGATCCGCGCCGAGCTGGAGCGGTACCCGGACGCCGCCGACGTGGTGTGGGTGCAGGAGGAGCCGGCCAACATGGGCGCCTGGCAGTTCATGGCGGTCAACCTGCCCGAGGAGCTGCCGGAGGGCCGGAAGCTCCGGCGGGTCAGCCGCCGCGCCTCGGCGAGCCCGGCCGTGGGCTCGGCGAAGGTGCACGAGGTCGAGCAGCGCAAGCTGGTCGCCGAGGCCTTCGCCGACTGA
- a CDS encoding RtcB family protein, with product MERLSDKLLNWASILDVETLKQAERTASLDIVHPHVALMPDAHLGKGATVGSVLPTKAAIIPAAVGVDIGCGMIAVRTPWSVDEVRARGPLAPLRGDIERTVPLSAGRYNKKLTETARPRVAELEATADELGDNVLRSVTATAPNWPMQLGSLGSGNHFIEVTADEQDRVWLFLHSGSRGVGNKIAQTHIAIAQDRARRDGLDLPDRDLAWLDEGTPEFDRYVAELRWAQHFALLNREEMMDRVADCLARHMRADATPELERINCHHNFSQHEKHFGDELWVSRKGAIQAEKGQAGLIPGSMGTASYVVTGLGNPESLESSPHGAGRVFSRTRARKTFTRAQLDESMRGIEWRHSDAFLDEIPAAYKDVDVVMADAADLVEVRHTLRQLVNVKGD from the coding sequence GTGGAGAGACTCTCGGACAAACTGCTGAACTGGGCGAGCATCCTCGACGTCGAGACGCTGAAGCAGGCCGAGCGCACGGCCTCCCTCGACATCGTGCACCCGCACGTGGCACTGATGCCCGACGCCCACCTGGGCAAGGGGGCCACCGTCGGCTCGGTGCTGCCGACGAAGGCGGCGATCATCCCGGCGGCGGTCGGCGTCGACATCGGCTGCGGCATGATCGCCGTCCGCACGCCGTGGTCGGTGGACGAGGTGCGAGCCCGGGGCCCGCTGGCGCCGCTGCGCGGCGACATCGAGCGCACCGTCCCCCTGTCGGCCGGCCGGTACAACAAGAAGCTGACCGAGACGGCCCGGCCCCGGGTCGCCGAGCTCGAGGCCACGGCCGACGAGCTGGGCGACAACGTCCTGCGGTCGGTCACCGCGACGGCGCCGAACTGGCCGATGCAACTCGGCAGCCTGGGTTCGGGCAACCACTTCATCGAGGTGACCGCCGACGAGCAGGACCGCGTCTGGCTCTTCCTGCACTCGGGCAGCCGCGGGGTCGGCAACAAGATCGCGCAGACGCACATCGCGATCGCCCAGGACCGTGCCCGCCGCGACGGGCTCGACCTGCCCGACCGCGACCTGGCCTGGCTCGACGAGGGCACCCCGGAGTTCGACCGGTACGTCGCCGAGCTGCGGTGGGCGCAGCACTTCGCCCTGCTCAACCGCGAGGAGATGATGGACCGGGTCGCCGACTGCCTGGCCCGGCACATGCGCGCCGACGCGACGCCGGAGCTGGAACGGATCAACTGTCACCACAACTTCAGCCAGCACGAGAAGCACTTCGGCGATGAGCTGTGGGTCTCCCGGAAGGGCGCGATCCAGGCGGAGAAGGGGCAGGCCGGCCTCATCCCCGGGTCGATGGGGACGGCGAGCTACGTGGTCACCGGGCTCGGCAATCCCGAGTCGCTGGAGTCGTCCCCGCACGGGGCCGGGCGGGTGTTCTCGCGGACGAGGGCGAGGAAGACGTTCACCCGGGCCCAGCTGGACGAGTCGATGCGCGGCATCGAGTGGCGGCACAGCGATGCGTTCCTCGACGAGATCCCCGCGGCCTACAAGGACGTGGACGTCGTCATGGCCGACGCCGCTGATCTCGTGGAGGTCCGGCACACGCTGCGGCAGCTGGTCAACGTGAAGGGCGACTGA